One genomic window of Helicobacter canis includes the following:
- a CDS encoding 2,3,4,5-tetrahydropyridine-2,6-carboxylate N-succinyltransferase yields MKDSFKAFVAATQNLPEYKKPLAFGIARIEYGQKSQAVLSATYPLLNWTDENLGSYAVFFEALKAAKSLHASDNEAIFGITEGFIKRALELYEPFLAESLTSPSTHKNIQVILELQKALTQNRLCTHSGHFRYHLCVLYSDSKCESVESAYLKLLALSLGKAPLRSLQLDGIFGLLQNVAWSGNTPYELEWLRENEIRLKMEGSFPAIDFVDKFPRYLMQVIPQYDNIRLLDSAKTRFGAYLGSGGYTQMPGASYVNFNAGALGACMNEGRISSSVIVGEGTDVGGGASILGVLSGGNSEPITIGKNCLLGVNSSTGISLGDGCIVDGGIAVLAGTIFAIDKAEAEKIAQINADFAIKDSGLYKGRELSGKHGVHYRQDSKSGKMIAFRSNRKIELNADLH; encoded by the coding sequence ATGAAAGACTCATTTAAAGCATTTGTCGCCGCTACACAAAATCTCCCCGAGTATAAAAAGCCTTTAGCATTTGGGATCGCGCGGATTGAGTATGGGCAGAAGTCTCAAGCGGTTTTGAGCGCGACTTATCCGCTACTAAATTGGACCGATGAGAATCTCGGCAGCTATGCGGTGTTTTTTGAGGCACTTAAAGCTGCTAAATCACTCCACGCTAGTGATAATGAAGCGATTTTTGGCATTACAGAGGGCTTCATCAAGCGTGCGCTAGAGCTATATGAGCCATTTTTGGCAGAGTCGCTCACAAGCCCAAGCACACATAAAAATATCCAAGTTATCCTAGAGCTCCAAAAAGCCTTAACGCAAAATCGCCTCTGCACTCATAGCGGGCATTTCCGCTATCATTTGTGCGTGCTATATAGCGATAGCAAGTGCGAGAGTGTAGAATCCGCCTACCTAAAGCTCCTAGCCCTATCACTTGGCAAAGCTCCCTTGCGCTCACTCCAGCTTGATGGGATCTTTGGGCTATTGCAAAATGTCGCGTGGAGTGGGAATACCCCCTATGAGCTAGAGTGGCTACGAGAGAATGAAATCCGCCTAAAAATGGAGGGCAGCTTCCCTGCGATTGACTTTGTGGATAAATTTCCACGATATTTAATGCAAGTGATCCCCCAATATGACAATATCCGCCTGCTAGATTCTGCTAAAACGCGCTTTGGCGCATACCTTGGCAGTGGTGGCTATACGCAAATGCCCGGGGCTAGCTATGTGAATTTCAACGCCGGCGCGCTTGGAGCGTGTATGAATGAAGGGCGCATAAGCTCTAGCGTGATTGTAGGAGAAGGCACAGATGTAGGCGGAGGGGCGAGTATCCTAGGCGTGCTAAGTGGGGGCAATAGCGAGCCAATCACTATCGGCAAAAATTGCTTGCTCGGGGTCAATAGCTCTACTGGCATAAGTCTAGGCGATGGCTGCATAGTCGATGGCGGGATCGCGGTGCTTGCAGGCACAATTTTTGCTATCGACAAAGCAGAAGCTGAAAAGATCGCGCAGATCAATGCGGACTTTGCTATCAAAGATAGCGGGCTGTATAAAGGGCGCGAGCTATCAGGCAAGCACGGCGTGCATTACAGGCAGGATTCTAAAAGCGGCAAGATGATCGCCTTTCGAAGCAATCGCAAAATCGAGCTAAACGCGGATTTACATTAG
- a CDS encoding ribonuclease R family protein, translating into MQDLEEFLVSLVVGRRDLPKKFASVYEQLRSCGAIAKDSALHRLSPAFIIARIHKNKGGVFAHNIASPKAKGLRLGRGRNGASTLANGDIALLLIRSKDSRIIKVLNRHSTPASRLVCLAQKKGKIIGIDCKSLESIPLPFSQKSLRALPKHCVLVYQGTEITKILGSLLDPSIDEHIILDKYNFASDFSQQAKEFAKSFGIVDVGYYTDRVDLCDKPFITIDPSDAKDHDDAVFWEQDSHTLYIAIADVSEYVAPNTELDMQARSRCFSLYFPHICYPMLPNTLSQSLCSLRANEPKLALVWEIVLHKRTKLPRSARLYEAVITPRANISYEQAQGILDSSGESELAWLRDLYSNTQKLKAKRLESGYDFMSVDRTMRLDTQGAIESIHIHTACPSHSLIEESMLLANILSAQVLADLCEEGGIYRAHEPPSDERIYALFSQAKELGYTIPKGDFHAQIQALQKDALKRGENAREQLDTLIIKSQKEARYTDKREAHFGLGFAAYTHFTSPIRRYSDLIAHRLLKTLMRDFPKRTITLQSGVSLASKTRKQIAYILESSGAIIPLLNEKERQIARAEAEFKDRKYTRLASGLVGECVGVRVVDERYPALGVICAGDFNVGDSALLKKHRLSPSALLVLRDKSGISSPRLCDRQPSLISARGSKTSEAVQGEAEAGFFSKNPDFSSQILESQSGFTKSAQALESTFLNCRQEIQKMDSKENVDCHADKSAHNDNKNAICEKVDSSKQAHFLSSRALQQQSVAIHTHNAQDTSLESTFDNPNAKTQKVDSRKNARKNAQSVESSNAKKNPALLQGARVVITQAPCELMRDELYTAVIERVDLIAAKIYVQIL; encoded by the coding sequence GTGCAGGATTTGGAGGAGTTTTTAGTCAGTCTTGTGGTAGGTCGGCGCGATCTGCCTAAGAAATTTGCCAGCGTGTATGAGCAGCTACGCTCTTGCGGGGCGATCGCCAAAGATAGTGCGCTGCATAGGCTCTCACCAGCTTTCATCATCGCTAGAATCCACAAAAACAAAGGCGGCGTATTTGCGCATAATATCGCTAGCCCTAAGGCAAAGGGACTGCGCTTAGGGCGTGGGCGCAATGGAGCTAGCACTTTAGCTAATGGTGATATAGCACTGCTTTTGATACGATCTAAAGATTCTAGGATCATCAAAGTGCTAAATCGCCATAGCACGCCCGCTTCAAGGCTTGTATGCCTAGCGCAAAAAAAGGGCAAAATCATCGGCATAGACTGCAAAAGCCTAGAATCCATACCTCTGCCCTTTTCGCAAAAATCGTTGCGAGCTTTGCCTAAGCACTGCGTGCTAGTATATCAAGGCACAGAGATTACAAAGATCTTAGGATCTTTGCTTGATCCTAGCATTGATGAGCATATAATCTTAGATAAATATAACTTTGCCAGCGACTTTAGCCAGCAAGCCAAAGAATTTGCTAAAAGCTTTGGGATTGTTGATGTGGGCTACTATACAGATAGGGTCGATCTCTGTGATAAGCCCTTCATCACCATTGATCCAAGCGATGCCAAAGACCACGATGATGCGGTGTTTTGGGAGCAGGATTCTCACACGCTCTATATCGCTATCGCTGATGTGAGCGAGTATGTCGCGCCAAATACCGAGCTTGATATGCAGGCTAGATCGCGCTGCTTTAGCCTATACTTCCCGCATATCTGCTACCCTATGCTGCCAAATACTTTAAGCCAATCACTTTGCTCCTTGCGTGCCAATGAGCCTAAACTAGCACTTGTGTGGGAGATCGTGCTGCATAAGCGCACTAAGCTGCCGCGCTCTGCTAGGCTGTATGAAGCAGTGATCACCCCTAGGGCAAATATCAGCTACGAGCAGGCACAAGGCATTTTGGATTCTAGTGGGGAGAGCGAGCTTGCTTGGCTGCGTGATTTATATAGCAACACACAAAAGCTTAAGGCAAAGCGATTAGAGAGCGGCTATGATTTTATGAGTGTTGATAGGACTATGAGACTAGATACACAAGGTGCGATAGAATCTATCCACATACACACTGCCTGCCCCAGCCACTCACTCATAGAAGAGTCAATGCTTTTGGCAAATATCTTAAGCGCGCAGGTGTTGGCGGATTTGTGTGAAGAGGGCGGGATCTATCGTGCGCACGAGCCTCCAAGTGATGAGCGGATTTACGCGCTGTTTTCGCAAGCCAAAGAGCTAGGCTACACGATTCCCAAAGGCGACTTCCACGCCCAGATACAAGCCTTGCAAAAAGATGCCCTAAAGCGCGGAGAAAACGCACGCGAGCAGCTTGACACGCTCATCATAAAATCCCAAAAAGAAGCGCGATATACGGACAAGAGAGAAGCACACTTTGGGCTAGGGTTTGCAGCCTACACGCACTTTACCTCGCCTATCCGCCGATATAGCGATCTAATCGCGCATCGCTTGCTAAAAACCCTAATGCGCGATTTCCCCAAGCGCACAATCACGCTGCAAAGTGGCGTGAGCCTAGCTAGCAAGACACGCAAGCAAATCGCCTATATCCTAGAATCTAGTGGCGCGATTATCCCGCTACTCAATGAAAAAGAGCGGCAAATCGCTAGGGCGGAAGCGGAGTTTAAAGACAGAAAATACACCCGTTTAGCTAGTGGGCTTGTGGGCGAGTGTGTTGGGGTTAGGGTTGTTGATGAGCGGTATCCGGCGTTAGGTGTGATCTGTGCGGGGGATTTTAATGTGGGGGATTCGGCTTTACTAAAGAAACATCGGCTATCGCCGAGCGCTTTGCTTGTTTTGCGCGATAAATCGGGGATTTCATCGCCGCGCTTGTGCGATAGACAGCCAAGTCTTATCTCCGCGCGCGGCTCGAAAACAAGCGAAGCGGTGCAAGGCGAAGCCGAAGCAGGTTTCTTTAGTAAAAACCCCGATTTCTCATCGCAAATCCTAGAATCCCAAAGCGGCTTTACAAAATCAGCCCAAGCCTTAGAATCCACTTTTTTAAATTGCAGACAAGAAATACAAAAAATGGATTCTAAGGAAAATGTGGATTGCCACGCGGACAAGTCCGCTCACAATGACAATAAAAACGCGATATGTGAAAAAGTGGATTCTAGCAAGCAAGCCCACTTTCTATCATCGCGAGCCTTGCAGCAGCAAAGCGTGGCGATCCATACACACAACGCCCAAGACACAAGCCTAGAATCCACTTTTGATAATCCCAACGCCAAAACGCAAAAAGTGGATTCTAGGAAAAACGCCCGGAAAAACGCCCAAAGTGTAGAAAGCAGCAATGCCAAAAAAAATCCAGCCCTTCTCCAAGGCGCACGCGTAGTTATCACACAAGCTCCTTGTGAGCTTATGCGCGATGAGCTATACACTGCAGTGATAGAGCGAGTCGATCTAATCGCTGCGAAAATCTATGTCCAAATCCTCTAA
- a CDS encoding vacuolating cytotoxin domain-containing protein, with the protein MLRSSVLCAFCLSVPSYAQSAQDIGGDVYRLSSTDKSEADIFYAKGQNPYSITGSNFTQNYNNGTLVFGNTQKAENTNRDDGIHFGNGGWTGYVTGTFNAKEVYLTSRLGTGNNTGAGAGATLVFNASENLTAQGLTVDMWSNTQGDSLTLTSQHDIALKSSNFKIKGSNSELKISAKNKLEADNFTLEMPSNSEKVVVNFSGDTIEFKNSKLNIAGPDIAWNKNETKFSAESSLSFADTTTNIQGDSLVFESKNGDIKISGGSTTLNSGTLSKDAYINFTAGKNIDIANLTATLFSGKGQFIAKAGENLSIKNLNLHGNVGTAVNETYATFEANTINLDKAEIYSTRGINNATDNAGAFVVKFIAKDSITLKDTNIKLTNQLEGVGSADYAVFESGGDLTHTGKLTTATAQQTWGGATFDFSKVKGKASVGDMEIVAANVKMNKDFAAKSLVVQKRNTNGGQDGLGTKLWAMESGKYKFDSITLNDGTDLAADTARMTFVNESGGNAFVKDSTLELGSLSVGVKGGFYASNIHHTTATNITLHSNSTASFHNLTLTPGGQIIMDATNTQLVLDNQFINGKNEAGVLELGVSIKDSNLHNGYGKPILAITNAGNNLENIHFKAGEVKRLIDAGEIKYNFVDSSGQTSLIHCDGSEKEKCESIKNLIGIYAGNMPTQDPNNPDYTKDRFDLKAIGLKYEKVLTYNYIGLKISSDNANNPYQIGDIRYYLYEKCGQECIEQIGSISNTATITQGVQTQLSGDGKEIYVYEYTDSSGKLNKIFCNSNDTEQCKKDNKIDDSNGSITLTQSNATQVESDVYDWLNFLSIYDKGITWTGANVLNYDLDFFLQTANQLNNTLDQLASIDRKTSTSSSTRLAADIARSNRLVKLSNFSPNSTNNAFAALKAKALAKLPHYAESSTIASDATPRKNPAFLYKFSNRHDFMNNIWATGIGSTTFVKNGHGTLYGLNAGYDRFIPLGESGLILGASTSYGYGTYNADLLTNHSHNVNAGFYSRAFIANHEIDFTANYTLGINTEDIKTRENPFLRSLEQGYAYNTHAININANYGYIFGTNNKSLVFKPMGGLSYYYISVGELNGGNKFINANPESTFTPNSSNIAIQSPDTQRHLLALNLALETRQYFSQSSYWFINIGAQKDLYISNGNRENVRFVGNNSLSYRSNDGLNTHLLGTAGGEVLLGKQTFINFALGSKIGLSYKDINLTANLGVRYVF; encoded by the coding sequence GTGCTAAGATCTAGTGTTTTATGCGCATTTTGTCTTAGCGTGCCTAGCTATGCACAGAGCGCACAGGATATAGGTGGTGATGTTTATCGACTAAGCTCTACGGATAAAAGTGAGGCAGATATTTTTTATGCCAAGGGGCAGAATCCATATAGTATTACAGGCTCAAATTTCACACAAAACTACAATAACGGAACCCTTGTCTTTGGCAATACCCAAAAAGCAGAAAATACAAATCGAGATGATGGGATCCACTTTGGTAATGGCGGCTGGACAGGCTATGTTACCGGCACTTTTAATGCCAAGGAAGTCTATCTTACATCGCGATTAGGCACAGGGAATAATACAGGCGCAGGGGCTGGCGCGACTTTGGTATTTAACGCAAGTGAAAATCTCACTGCCCAAGGTCTCACAGTAGATATGTGGTCAAATACACAAGGCGATAGCTTGACACTAACTTCACAGCACGACATCGCTTTGAAAAGTTCTAACTTCAAAATCAAAGGCTCAAACTCTGAGCTAAAAATCAGTGCCAAAAACAAGCTTGAAGCCGATAATTTCACGCTTGAAATGCCCTCAAATAGCGAAAAAGTCGTGGTGAATTTTAGTGGGGATACAATCGAGTTTAAAAACAGCAAGCTAAACATAGCAGGACCTGATATTGCGTGGAACAAAAACGAAACAAAATTTAGCGCGGAATCTTCTCTTAGCTTTGCCGATACTACGACAAACATACAGGGCGATAGCTTGGTGTTTGAGTCCAAAAATGGAGATATAAAGATCAGTGGCGGTAGCACCACGCTTAATTCTGGCACATTAAGCAAAGATGCGTATATCAATTTTACTGCGGGTAAAAATATCGATATAGCCAATCTTACCGCTACGCTTTTTTCTGGCAAAGGGCAGTTTATCGCCAAAGCTGGAGAAAATCTATCGATCAAAAATCTCAATCTCCACGGCAATGTCGGCACCGCGGTCAATGAGACTTATGCCACCTTTGAAGCCAACACCATAAACCTTGATAAAGCAGAGATCTACTCCACGCGCGGTATCAACAATGCCACCGATAATGCTGGGGCATTTGTGGTGAAGTTTATCGCCAAAGATTCTATCACGCTAAAAGATACCAACATCAAGCTTACCAATCAGCTAGAAGGTGTAGGCTCGGCGGATTATGCGGTGTTTGAGAGTGGCGGAGATCTTACTCATACAGGCAAGCTTACCACTGCTACTGCCCAGCAGACTTGGGGTGGGGCGACCTTTGACTTTAGCAAGGTCAAAGGCAAGGCAAGTGTAGGCGATATGGAGATAGTCGCTGCCAATGTGAAGATGAACAAAGACTTTGCCGCCAAGTCCCTAGTCGTGCAAAAGCGCAATACAAATGGCGGGCAAGATGGCTTAGGCACGAAGCTTTGGGCAATGGAGAGCGGGAAGTATAAGTTTGACTCTATTACGCTAAATGACGGCACAGATCTAGCTGCAGATACAGCGAGAATGACCTTTGTCAATGAGTCTGGTGGCAATGCCTTTGTCAAAGATAGCACGCTAGAGCTAGGCTCGCTCTCTGTGGGGGTCAAAGGCGGCTTCTACGCCTCCAATATCCACCACACCACCGCTACTAACATCACCTTGCATTCTAACTCCACTGCGTCATTTCACAATCTCACCCTAACTCCAGGTGGGCAGATCATAATGGACGCTACCAACACCCAGCTTGTGCTAGATAATCAATTTATCAATGGTAAAAATGAAGCAGGCGTGCTAGAGCTCGGTGTATCGATCAAGGATTCTAATTTGCACAATGGCTATGGCAAGCCAATCCTTGCTATCACTAATGCTGGGAACAATTTAGAAAACATTCATTTCAAAGCAGGCGAAGTAAAAAGGCTCATTGATGCAGGGGAGATTAAGTATAACTTTGTGGATTCTAGTGGGCAGACTTCTCTAATCCATTGCGATGGCAGTGAGAAAGAAAAATGCGAGAGTATCAAAAACCTTATAGGAATCTATGCGGGCAATATGCCTACACAAGATCCTAATAACCCAGACTATACAAAAGATCGCTTTGATCTTAAAGCCATAGGGCTAAAGTATGAAAAAGTGCTCACTTATAATTACATAGGGCTAAAGATTAGCTCTGATAATGCAAACAACCCTTATCAAATCGGTGATATACGCTACTACCTCTATGAAAAATGTGGGCAAGAATGCATAGAGCAAATAGGCTCTATCTCTAATACCGCTACTATAACCCAAGGAGTGCAAACACAGCTTAGTGGTGATGGCAAGGAAATCTATGTGTATGAATACACAGATTCTAGCGGCAAGCTTAATAAAATCTTTTGCAATTCTAACGACACAGAGCAGTGTAAAAAAGACAATAAGATTGATGATAGCAATGGCAGCATTACCCTAACCCAATCCAATGCCACACAGGTAGAATCTGATGTGTATGATTGGCTAAACTTTCTCTCTATCTATGATAAAGGCATCACTTGGACAGGGGCAAATGTCTTAAACTATGATTTAGACTTTTTCTTGCAAACTGCCAACCAGCTTAATAACACCCTAGACCAACTTGCCTCTATTGATAGGAAGACTTCTACTTCATCTTCTACAAGACTTGCAGCAGATATTGCAAGATCAAATCGCCTAGTCAAGCTCTCAAACTTTAGTCCTAATTCTACAAACAATGCCTTTGCAGCTCTAAAAGCCAAAGCCCTAGCAAAGCTCCCCCACTATGCAGAGTCTAGCACCATAGCAAGCGATGCTACTCCTAGGAAGAATCCTGCCTTTTTGTATAAGTTTAGCAATCGCCACGACTTTATGAATAATATCTGGGCGACAGGGATTGGTAGCACCACCTTTGTCAAAAATGGGCACGGCACACTTTATGGGCTAAATGCAGGCTATGATAGATTTATCCCCCTAGGAGAGAGTGGGCTAATCCTTGGGGCTTCTACTTCTTATGGCTATGGGACTTATAATGCTGATTTACTTACAAATCACAGCCACAATGTCAATGCAGGATTCTACTCTAGGGCATTTATCGCTAATCACGAGATAGACTTCACTGCAAATTACACCCTAGGGATCAATACTGAAGATATTAAAACAAGAGAGAATCCATTTTTACGATCATTAGAGCAAGGCTATGCCTACAATACTCACGCTATCAATATCAATGCCAACTATGGCTATATCTTTGGCACGAATAACAAATCGCTTGTCTTTAAGCCTATGGGTGGGCTTAGCTACTACTATATCAGTGTAGGAGAGCTCAATGGTGGCAATAAATTTATCAACGCCAACCCAGAATCCACTTTTACACCTAACTCTAGCAATATCGCTATACAAAGCCCAGATACACAAAGACATCTCCTAGCCCTAAATCTAGCCTTAGAGACAAGGCAGTATTTCTCTCAATCAAGCTATTGGTTTATCAACATTGGAGCGCAAAAAGATCTCTATATCTCTAATGGCAATAGAGAGAATGTGCGATTTGTAGGGAATAACTCTCTAAGCTATCGTAGCAATGATGGACTAAACACACATCTACTAGGCACAGCAGGTGGAGAGGTGCTACTAGGCAAGCAAACTTTCATCAACTTTGCTCTAGGGTCAAAGATAGGACTAAGCTATAAAGACATTAACCTTACAGCAAACCTAGGGGTAAGGTATGTGTTTTAG